One Thermus thermamylovorans genomic window, AGACCTTGTAGACCCTCTGGCCGTCGGTATAGACCCGGGCCTCGAAGCCGCCCAGGGGGGTGAGGCGGGCGAGGGCTTCGGGGGAGAGGAGGCCCCTAAGGGCCGCAAGCGCCACGGGCCTTATTGTAAGGGCACGGGGCCGGGACCCTTGCCCCTTGGGGTAGCCTGGAGCCCGTGGAGCTCCTGCGCCCGGAGGCCACGGTGCTCTCCCTGGGGGACAGGGTCCTCTCCTTCGACCGGGAGGGCCGCCCCTACCACTACTTCCGTCAGGGGCTCACCTACAAGCGGGCCCTGGACGGAACCCTCCACCTGCGCTACCGGGAAGGGGAGAGGCGGAGGCGGCGCCTTTTAGGGGAGGAGGCCCATGGGGTTTACCGGGAGATCCTCGCCCTGGCGGAGGCCCACCTGAGGGACCGGGAGAGGCGGAAAGAGGTCCTCCGCTGGACCCCGGAGGCCCTCCTGGACCCCACCCCCTACCGCCTTGCCTACGCCTGGCCCATAAGCATCCTCCCTCCGGACGCCTATCTTTCCGTGGTCCTCCAGGCCACCACAGGCTGCACCTGGAACCGCTGCGCCTTCTGCTCCTTCTACCAGGACCGTGCCTTCCAGAAGCGTTCCCCGGAGGCCTTCGCCGAGCATGTGGAGCGGGTCCTTGCCCTTTTAGGGAAGGGGCGGCTCCTCCGGCGCGGGGTCTTCCTGGCGGACGGGAACGCCCTGGCCCTCTCCGAGCCCCTTCTGCCCCTCCTGGAGGTGGTGGGGCGCCACTTTCCTGGGGAGCCCGTGCTGGGCTTTTTGGACCTCTTCACCGGTCTAAAGAAGGAAGCTTCCTGGTGGG contains:
- a CDS encoding radical SAM protein, which encodes MELLRPEATVLSLGDRVLSFDREGRPYHYFRQGLTYKRALDGTLHLRYREGERRRRRLLGEEAHGVYREILALAEAHLRDRERRKEVLRWTPEALLDPTPYRLAYAWPISILPPDAYLSVVLQATTGCTWNRCAFCSFYQDRAFQKRSPEAFAEHVERVLALLGKGRLLRRGVFLADGNALALSEPLLPLLEVVGRHFPGEPVLGFLDLFTGLKKEASWWARLRVLGLRRVYLGLETGHAPLLALLHKPGHPREALSLVRALKGAGLSVGVILMVGAGGKPYAGAHLRESLRLLAELPLGPEDLVYLSPFQEAPATPYARLGLEPLEDVEAEVGRWREAVRRLGLRAARYDIREFLY